The following proteins are encoded in a genomic region of Dyadobacter sp. UC 10:
- a CDS encoding PadR family transcriptional regulator has product MRRSDLGEFEEIVLLAVAALSNNAYTITVAEELERETGHIVTSGAVHAAMQRLEQKGYLRSAWGEATAERGGRRKRLYSVTALGGRILEESRAVRNRFWDRILPAIRLEWN; this is encoded by the coding sequence ATGAGACGAAGCGATTTGGGAGAGTTTGAAGAAATTGTGCTGTTGGCAGTTGCCGCCTTGTCCAACAATGCGTACACCATAACCGTCGCAGAAGAGCTGGAACGTGAAACCGGCCATATCGTTACCTCTGGCGCCGTGCACGCAGCCATGCAGCGCCTTGAGCAAAAAGGTTATCTGCGGTCTGCCTGGGGTGAAGCGACAGCCGAGAGGGGAGGCCGCCGTAAGCGTCTGTACTCGGTAACAGCATTGGGCGGACGAATCCTGGAAGAGTCGCGTGCAGTGCGCAACAGATTCTGGGACCGGATCTTACCGGCTATTCGCCTTGAATGGAACTGA
- a CDS encoding ABC transporter permease, protein MQSKHKRPDRASEEPPRYLTSFLNRLIAPHLREEVLGDLHERYARRILAHGKASARKRYLLEAMAYVRPAFMERQKNEYPSPFFLGPAMIKNYFKIAFRNLVKNKGISAINICGLAIGILCCLFIFLWVQDEKRVDNFHTNGKDLFAVYETSIANGKVDGSYSASFLVAPGSSYPSFALENVNEAIPEIEYQAYYATGYELPWGHPETFQVGEKKIKMEGSRAGADFFKIFSFKLIEGTAETALKDVSGVAISKHMAEMFFGSPAKAIGKTMRFENRINFKVTAVFDDIPRHSSLKFDYLFNWEAQKTKLEFASNEIRSYLKLAEGADVSKVESKLNSYITKRIEKRPGVEQRAGLIRFSDQYLYGSFANGKPEGGRIEYLRIFSGVGLFILLIACINFMNLSTARSVKRAKEVGLRKVVGSSRTSLVFQFFGESMLFSFLAMLVSLAFLMLLLSAFNNLTGKELSFPVAEPSFWIFLIALVLVTGIAAGSYPALYLSSLKPMRILKGVVRFTKSGLWFRQGLTVFQFAMSIVLLIATIVISQQTRFVQNTHLGFDRENLVYLRVEGQLANRNNYLLFKERVSELPGVAMVDRSTEAPHDMGFSVAEAIDWEGKEKNSAVYFSPASVGMDFIKLMKLEIAAGRDFSKSMATDSTDAFLVNEEAVRQMGLKNPIGKWVSAWKKKGHIIGVLKDYHTQSLHEKIKPLIIDVKENEYFGVILIRTKPGKTREALAGIGAVYKEINPNYPFTYQFLDQEFDKLYRSEQVIAKLSNLLAPLAILISSLGLLGLALFSAEQRVKEIGIRKVLGASIAGVVSLLSKDFLKLVMIAILIASPVGWFVMSHWLEGFAYKINIEWWVFALAALVVMTIAAFTVSFQSIKAALMNPVSSLRSE, encoded by the coding sequence ATGCAATCGAAACACAAGCGCCCGGACAGAGCATCCGAAGAACCGCCCCGCTATCTGACTTCATTCCTTAACAGGCTGATTGCGCCACATCTCCGTGAAGAAGTGCTTGGCGATTTGCATGAACGGTATGCCCGTCGCATACTGGCCCATGGAAAAGCCAGTGCCAGAAAACGTTACCTGCTCGAAGCAATGGCTTACGTGCGGCCGGCCTTTATGGAGCGTCAAAAAAATGAATATCCTTCACCCTTTTTCCTAGGTCCTGCCATGATAAAAAACTATTTCAAAATCGCATTTAGAAACCTTGTTAAAAATAAGGGTATCTCGGCCATCAATATCTGCGGGCTCGCCATAGGTATTTTATGTTGTCTCTTTATTTTTCTATGGGTTCAGGACGAAAAGCGGGTGGATAATTTTCACACCAATGGAAAGGACCTGTTTGCGGTGTATGAAACGTCTATCGCAAACGGGAAAGTGGATGGATCCTATTCTGCTTCTTTCCTGGTAGCGCCAGGCTCAAGTTATCCCTCTTTTGCGCTGGAAAATGTCAATGAGGCAATTCCCGAAATAGAATATCAGGCATACTATGCTACTGGTTATGAGCTTCCGTGGGGCCACCCGGAAACGTTTCAGGTTGGAGAAAAAAAGATAAAGATGGAAGGCTCGCGGGCAGGGGCGGATTTCTTCAAAATTTTCAGTTTCAAGCTCATCGAAGGCACCGCGGAGACAGCTCTGAAGGATGTCAGCGGTGTTGCGATTTCAAAGCATATGGCGGAAATGTTCTTTGGCAGCCCGGCCAAAGCAATAGGAAAAACGATGCGTTTTGAAAACCGGATAAATTTTAAAGTTACGGCTGTTTTTGACGATATCCCGCGCCACAGCTCCCTGAAATTTGATTATCTTTTTAATTGGGAAGCTCAAAAAACGAAGCTGGAATTCGCATCGAATGAGATCCGTTCCTATCTGAAACTTGCGGAAGGGGCAGACGTTTCAAAAGTGGAAAGTAAGCTAAATAGTTATATCACCAAGCGTATTGAAAAAAGGCCGGGCGTGGAGCAGCGGGCGGGGCTGATCCGGTTTTCGGACCAGTATCTTTACGGCTCTTTCGCAAATGGCAAACCCGAAGGCGGGCGCATTGAATATTTACGGATTTTTAGTGGTGTGGGCCTTTTTATACTCCTGATCGCCTGCATTAATTTCATGAATTTGTCGACAGCCCGTTCTGTAAAACGTGCGAAGGAAGTGGGGTTGCGAAAGGTCGTCGGGTCATCCAGAACGAGCCTTGTGTTTCAGTTTTTTGGTGAATCAATGCTGTTCTCGTTCCTGGCCATGCTTGTCTCACTGGCATTTTTAATGTTGCTGCTATCTGCTTTTAATAATCTTACAGGTAAAGAACTCAGTTTTCCTGTTGCTGAGCCATCGTTTTGGATTTTTCTAATCGCCTTGGTACTGGTAACCGGGATTGCAGCAGGGAGCTACCCTGCATTATATCTGTCTTCCCTTAAACCGATGCGGATACTGAAAGGTGTGGTTCGTTTTACGAAAAGCGGTCTGTGGTTCAGGCAGGGGTTAACGGTCTTTCAGTTTGCAATGTCCATTGTGCTGCTTATTGCCACGATCGTTATTTCCCAGCAAACCCGTTTTGTTCAAAATACACATCTGGGATTCGACCGGGAAAACCTGGTTTATCTTCGTGTGGAGGGACAACTAGCCAACCGTAATAATTATCTCCTTTTTAAAGAACGTGTGTCTGAGCTCCCGGGCGTGGCGATGGTAGACCGAAGTACCGAGGCGCCGCACGATATGGGTTTTTCTGTGGCCGAAGCGATTGACTGGGAGGGGAAAGAAAAGAACTCGGCTGTCTATTTCAGCCCGGCTTCGGTGGGGATGGATTTTATAAAACTGATGAAACTGGAAATTGCAGCAGGGCGGGATTTTTCGAAATCGATGGCCACTGATTCGACGGATGCTTTTCTGGTCAATGAAGAGGCGGTAAGACAAATGGGCCTCAAAAATCCGATTGGTAAATGGGTTTCCGCCTGGAAAAAGAAAGGGCATATCATTGGTGTTCTCAAAGATTACCACACACAATCCCTGCATGAAAAGATCAAACCCCTGATCATTGATGTAAAGGAAAATGAATATTTCGGTGTCATTCTCATTCGCACCAAACCTGGCAAGACCAGGGAGGCGCTTGCGGGAATAGGGGCTGTTTACAAAGAAATCAACCCGAATTATCCATTCACTTACCAGTTTCTGGATCAGGAGTTTGATAAACTCTATCGCAGTGAACAGGTTATTGCCAAACTTTCAAACCTGCTGGCACCGCTTGCTATCCTGATTTCAAGTCTGGGCTTGCTGGGACTTGCCCTGTTCTCAGCAGAGCAGCGCGTTAAAGAAATCGGAATACGGAAAGTGCTTGGCGCATCCATTGCAGGCGTTGTGTCATTGCTTTCAAAAGATTTTCTGAAACTGGTAATGATCGCTATTCTGATCGCATCCCCGGTAGGATGGTTTGTTATGAGCCATTGGCTTGAAGGTTTTGCCTATAAGATCAATATCGAATGGTGGGTTTTCGCGCTGGCCGCGCTCGTGGTGATGACGATCGCCGCTTTCACTGTGTCGTTTCAAAGTATCAAAGCCGCCTTGATGAATCCGGTTAGCAGTCTTCGTAGCGAATAG
- a CDS encoding response regulator transcription factor: MKKAHILLVEDEPFLAQVVADSLEQRQYQVTHAGDGQQALDLFRTQPFSLCIVDVMLPTTDGFTLVEKIRLVDQAIPILYLTARTATKDLMEGYRSGGNDYLKKPFSLEELFLRIRELLKRSAPSALRPAETVSIGRYAFLAHQQSLQLPDQGVIRLSHRETQLLQLLYDHQNQILERRHILLGLWGDDSYFHGRTLDVFITKLRKHLKADPSVEILTLRGVGYRLVC; encoded by the coding sequence ATGAAAAAAGCCCATATCCTCCTGGTGGAAGATGAACCCTTTCTGGCCCAGGTTGTTGCCGATAGCCTGGAACAGCGTCAATACCAGGTCACCCATGCCGGGGATGGTCAACAGGCCCTAGACCTGTTTCGAACCCAGCCCTTTTCACTTTGTATTGTCGACGTAATGCTCCCCACCACCGATGGATTTACTTTGGTTGAGAAAATCCGCCTGGTGGATCAGGCCATTCCTATTCTGTATCTGACCGCCCGCACGGCCACCAAAGACCTCATGGAGGGTTATCGCAGTGGGGGGAATGATTATCTGAAAAAACCGTTCAGCCTCGAAGAGTTGTTCCTACGGATCCGGGAGCTGCTGAAACGTTCCGCTCCCTCCGCTTTGCGGCCAGCGGAAACGGTCTCTATTGGCCGCTATGCCTTTTTGGCGCATCAACAGAGCCTTCAATTACCCGATCAGGGGGTTATCCGCCTTTCTCACCGGGAAACCCAACTACTCCAGCTGCTATACGATCATCAAAACCAGATTCTGGAGCGCCGGCACATCTTATTGGGATTGTGGGGAGACGACAGTTATTTCCACGGGCGTACACTGGACGTATTCATTACCAAATTACGAAAGCATCTGAAGGCAGACCCATCGGTTGAAATTCTTACGCTCAGGGGAGTAGGCTATCGGTTGGTTTGTTGA